The Microcella flavibacter DNA segment CTCGCGATCCTGGTGGACACTCGGGACCGCCGGCAGGTGCACGACGGCACCGTGGTCGGTTCCCTCAACATCCCGGGCGCAGCGAAGGCCGCGACCTACGGGGCGTGGGTCTACGATCCGGAGGCGGAGCACCGGCCGCTCGTTCTCCTCGCGGACGACCGCGAGGAGGCGGAGCGGATGCGCGACCACCTCGTGCGGGTCGGCATCGACGCCGTCGACGGTTTCATCCGCTCCCTCGACGGGCTCGAGCTGGTGCAGCCCCGACTGCTGCAGCCGGAGGAGCTCGACGGCCTCGCCGACGTGAACCTGGTCGACGTGCGCGGCAGCTCCGAGCACGCCGACGGGCACATCCCCGGCTCCGCGCACCTCAGCGGCGGCCGCGCGCTGTGGCACCTCGACGAGTTGCCCGCGGACGGCACCGTCGTGACGTACTGCCAGAGCGGCGTGCGCAACAGCGTCGTCGCCAGCGCACTGCGCCGGGCCGGCGTCGACGTCGTCGAGCTCGACGGCTCCTACCTCGGGTGGCTCCAGACAACCGGGCGCGAGCCGGCGACCAGCTGACCGCCGAGGATCGAGGCGCCCGATGACGCCGACCGCCACCATCGCCGTTCTTGCGCTCGCCCTGCTGGTCGGCATCAGCCTCGGCCTGCTGGGCGGCGGCGGCTCGATCCTCGCCGTGCCCATCCTGACCGCCGTCGGCGGCGTGGAGCCGCGAGCCGCCATCGCGTCGTCACTGCTCATCGTCGGCACGACGAGCGCCCTCGGACTGCTGCAGCACGCTCGCGCGGGCCGCGTGCGCTGGCGTGTCGGCGTAGTCTTCGGGGCGGCCGGTGTTGTCGGCGCGCTCGTCGGCGGGCTGCTCGGCCGCACGCTGCCCCCAGGCGTGCTCATGGTGCTGCTCGCCGGCACGATGATCGCCGCCGCGGTGGCGATGCTTCGCCGGCGCCCGCGTCACGACCGGGCGGAGCCCGCTCGGCCGCGCATCGCCCTCGTCCTCGTGCTCGGAACGGTTGTCGGCTCACTCGCCGGGCTGGTCGGCGCGGGGGGCGGCTTCCTCATCGTCCCCGCGCTGATCCTGCTCGCCGGCCTGCCCGCGTCGGCCGCGATCGGCACATCCTTGCTCGTCATCGCGATGCAATCGCTCGCCGGGCTCGCGGCCCAACCAGCACTCCCCGACATCCCCTGGGCGCTGGTGCTGCCGTTCACCGCAATCGCCGTGGCGGGCTCCTTCCTCGGCTCGGCGCTCACCGGCCGCATCCCCGAACGGGCACTGCGCACCGGATTCGCGGTGCTCGTGCTCAGCGTGGCCGTCGCGCTGCTCGTGCAGCAGCTCGCGCTCCACCTCCCGCTCACCTGAACGACACCGCTCACCGGAGAACACCATGACCAGAACCCAGCTCGCCGGCCTCGCCGGCCTCGCGCTCGCCGCCGTCACGACAGGCTGCGCATCGACGCCCCCTGGCAGCGTCGCAGCTCCAGCGGACGCCGTCGTCATCGACGTGCGCACCGCGCCCGAGTTGGCATCCGGTCACCTCGACGGCGCGGTCCTCCTCGACGTGTCGAACGGCGACCTCGCCGCGGCACTGCCCTCGCTCGACCCTGATGCGCCCTACTTCGTCCACTGCAGGTCCGGCAGCCGGTCAGCACAGGCGGTCGCGCTCATGCGCGAGGCCGGCTTCGCGGACGTCACCGACCTCGGCGCGCTCAAGAGCGCGTCAGCGGCGACCGGCCTCGCAATCGGGCGCTGACGCCGGCCCATCCGACCAACACGTATCCAAGGAGCAAGCCCGAACATGACCACCCGTGACATCACCCTCGAAACGATCGACTCGACCATCGCCGGCGACGGCATGGTGCTCCTCGACTTCTGGGCGGCATGGTGCGGCCCCTGCCGCAGCTTCGCGCCCGTCTTCGACCGAGCTGCCGCGTCGAACACCGACATCGTGTTCGGTAAGGTCGACACCGAGGACCAGCAGCAGCTGGCCGCGGCGTTCCGCATCACCTCCATCCCGACGCTCATGGCCTTCCGCGACGGGATCCTCGTCTTCTCGCAGCCCGGCGCGCTGGGCCAGGCCCAGCTCGACAGCCTCATCGCCGGCGTCCGCGCGCTCGACATGGACGACGTGCGCCGCCAGGTCGCCGAGCAGCGCGCAGCCGCCGAGGCGCCGTGACTTCCCGCCGCCGCGCCCCGGTCTGCGCTCCGGGAAGCATCGAACGCGTCGTGCAGGCCGCTGTCGGCGCGCTGACCGGCGCTTTCGCGCTCAGCAACCTGCACGACGCGCCGCTCGCCATCGCCGCCACGCTCGGCGCTGCGCTCCTCCTCACCGGCGCAGTCCGCGGCTGGTGCCCGGCATCGCTGCTCGCGCGAGTCAGTGCCACCGCCGCAGAGCACAACACGCTGGGCATCCCGGAAGCCCGCCAGCCGCTCGACCAGCGAGGCCCCCGCTAGAGCGCAGGCTTCAGCCGCCCCCTCGTGCTGCCTCGCCGATTGCTAGTCGTCGAGGACGTGTCGTGGGCCGTCGGTTCCGATGGTGAGGGCTCCGGCGCAGTGCGCCGAGACGCACTCGCGCCAACGCCGGGGCGAGCTCGCGTGCAGATCGGCCCGCCAGCGCGGCCGAGCAGGATCAGTTCATCGGCCACGATCCGATGCCGTCACCGCATCCGCTCCGGCTGGCGGTGCGGATGCTGCGCGATGTCCGCGGCGCGCCAGCGCGATCGTCCAGGCGACGCTGGCGAGGAGCAGTAGCCCGCCGGCCGCATTCCACGCGACGTCATGCGGCAGCAGCTCCCCTGCCTCAGCTCGCGCGGCGCGCGGCATGCAATGGGGGACGGCATCGACATGCGCCCAGGGTTGCACGGGTACGGATCCTGGCTATCGGCGGAGGCTCTGATCCCCATGGCGCCCGAGGCTTTCTGCGCTCGTCCGGACGTCCTTAACACTCCCGGCTCCGACACCACGTCCAAGACGCTCCACCGCGGATCGGAGAGCGATGGCGCGGCATGCGCCGGTGCGACACGGTCTCTTTGAAGCGACTCGATCGCCGGTCCGGGCCGCGGCGTCCTGCCGCTCCGGTGACGGCTCCCTCCGCCGGGGAGCTCAGCGCACTTGGCTTACCGCCGCGCCGCCGGCGGGACGCATGACGTCCGGCTTCTCGGTACCAGCGCGCGCAGAAGAGCGCCACGATCGCGGCCTCGATCAGCTGCCATGAGCTGCGCGCCGGCTGCACGTCACCGACGGATGAGGTGAGGCGCTCGATGCGGTGTCGAGTCGAGGCCGATGGCCGCGGTTGTCAGGAGGTAGCCCGCGACGAGCAGGTGGGCGTGGACCGCCACGTGCACCAGCGGACCGGACTGCATCCAGCCGACCAGGGGTGTCGAATAGATCTGCCACAGTCCGCCGGCATTGAGACACGCTGCGGTGACGGCTCGCGTGTCGCCTCTCGCCTGGATGGACAGACGCGGGTCGGCGGGCGCCGCCCTCGCTCATCCACTCTTGTTCTCGAATACTCCTGGGGGTATAGTTGGATGCATCAGCGGGGACCGCGGATCGTGCCGGCACAAGCCTTCGGCCGACTCCCGCCCGCCCCGAGTCGCTTGGAGCAAGTCATGAGCTACGGCATCACCACGACAGTCGCCCTCCCCTTCGACGAAACGGTCACCGCGATCCGCGCGGCGCTCGCCACGCAGGGATTCGGCGTGCTGACCGAGATCGACATGGCGGCGACGCTCAAGGCGAAGCTCGATGTCGACATGCCCCCGCAGGTGATCCTGGGCGCGTGCAATCCTCCGCTCGCGCTCCGCGCGCTCCAGGCGGAGGAGTCCATCGGACTGCTACTCCCCTGCAACGTCACGGTGCGCGACGCCGGCGACGGTACGTCGGTCGTCGAGGCGCTCGACCCGAAGGTCATGGTCGGCGTCACCGGGAACGAGGCGCTGCGAGCGGTCGCAGACGAAGCGGCGGACCGCCTGGGCGCAGCGCTGGCCGAAGTCGGCAGCGGCAACGAGTGACGGCGCGACTGCGCCTTAAGCACGAGAACGGGGAGGTCGAAGCATGTTGATGGGCAACTGGAGCGGCATGGGCAACTGGGGCGGCATGGGCCCCGGAATGGGGTGGGTGTTCCTGCTCTTGATGATCGCGGGCATCGCGGCGCTCGTCGTCCTGACGGTGCGGCTCGCGACCGGCGGTCTGAACCGCGGAGGCCACCGGCCACCGGAG contains these protein-coding regions:
- a CDS encoding YgaP-like transmembrane domain is translated as MTSRRRAPVCAPGSIERVVQAAVGALTGAFALSNLHDAPLAIAATLGAALLLTGAVRGWCPASLLARVSATAAEHNTLGIPEARQPLDQRGPR
- a CDS encoding cytochrome c oxidase assembly protein, whose amino-acid sequence is MSIQARGDTRAVTAACLNAGGLWQIYSTPLVGWMQSGPLVHVAVHAHLLVAGYLLTTAAIGLDSTPHRAPHLIRR
- a CDS encoding sulfite exporter TauE/SafE family protein, which encodes MTPTATIAVLALALLVGISLGLLGGGGSILAVPILTAVGGVEPRAAIASSLLIVGTTSALGLLQHARAGRVRWRVGVVFGAAGVVGALVGGLLGRTLPPGVLMVLLAGTMIAAAVAMLRRRPRHDRAEPARPRIALVLVLGTVVGSLAGLVGAGGGFLIVPALILLAGLPASAAIGTSLLVIAMQSLAGLAAQPALPDIPWALVLPFTAIAVAGSFLGSALTGRIPERALRTGFAVLVLSVAVALLVQQLALHLPLT
- the trxA gene encoding thioredoxin, yielding MTTRDITLETIDSTIAGDGMVLLDFWAAWCGPCRSFAPVFDRAAASNTDIVFGKVDTEDQQQLAAAFRITSIPTLMAFRDGILVFSQPGALGQAQLDSLIAGVRALDMDDVRRQVAEQRAAAEAP
- a CDS encoding rhodanese-like domain-containing protein, translating into MTRTQLAGLAGLALAAVTTGCASTPPGSVAAPADAVVIDVRTAPELASGHLDGAVLLDVSNGDLAAALPSLDPDAPYFVHCRSGSRSAQAVALMREAGFADVTDLGALKSASAATGLAIGR
- a CDS encoding SHOCT domain-containing protein, whose amino-acid sequence is MGNWSGMGNWGGMGPGMGWVFLLLMIAGIAALVVLTVRLATGGLNRGGHRPPEPRGGSARAILDERYARGEIDHAEYDERVARLRDAP
- a CDS encoding DUF302 domain-containing protein → MSYGITTTVALPFDETVTAIRAALATQGFGVLTEIDMAATLKAKLDVDMPPQVILGACNPPLALRALQAEESIGLLLPCNVTVRDAGDGTSVVEALDPKVMVGVTGNEALRAVADEAADRLGAALAEVGSGNE